A region of Desulfuromonas sp. TF DNA encodes the following proteins:
- a CDS encoding cytochrome c biogenesis protein ResB gives MSKTKNKVWRFFASIRLALISLIVLATTSIIGTVIKQGKSPSFYAEEFGPDVATLLDLFDLTNMYTSTWFTLLLCLFAVNLIVCSIERLPVVWRMAFLDNLEELPQLEKMGLTHRTGSMLPAEHAVERVQGCMAQAGWNNPRRVGREDGSVLLFFQKGAWTRLGVYVVHLSVLVIMIGALLGTQFGLKAFVFLPEGRVTSDVFLQENRRPVPLGFNLQNDRFERTHYQDGSIRQYQADLTIFDPELETPYRKSVIVNDPLAHKGFTFYLADSAPLEEFYILVRNRSAEIEQAFRVPAERDIPWREGHALLRIEELQRDLEGAVLRAKIRFSTNGGDEPSEFWIDNKGTASIRQSGMDYALTFRQYYETMLIVTKDPGVPLVFSGCILLVAGLAVSFFLSHRRLWVRITPKGPRESAILLCGTSNKNKLAFEGRFEELGASIDRDPTLVSGSGLAPDDPVYRDIQSAKAGRVQERTCWK, from the coding sequence ATGTCAAAAACGAAAAACAAGGTCTGGCGCTTCTTCGCCTCAATCAGGCTCGCCCTGATCTCCCTGATAGTCCTGGCAACCACTTCGATCATCGGGACAGTGATAAAACAAGGAAAGTCGCCTTCCTTCTATGCCGAGGAATTCGGGCCGGACGTTGCCACGCTCCTGGACCTGTTCGACCTTACGAACATGTATACTTCCACGTGGTTTACCCTTCTGCTGTGCCTGTTTGCCGTCAATCTTATCGTATGCAGCATCGAGCGCTTGCCCGTCGTCTGGCGCATGGCATTCCTGGACAACCTGGAGGAGCTGCCGCAGTTGGAAAAGATGGGCCTGACCCATCGAACCGGTTCCATGTTGCCGGCGGAGCACGCCGTGGAGCGAGTGCAGGGATGCATGGCCCAAGCCGGTTGGAATAATCCGCGGAGGGTGGGCCGGGAAGACGGGTCCGTGCTGCTTTTTTTTCAGAAGGGCGCTTGGACAAGACTTGGCGTATATGTTGTCCATCTTAGCGTCCTGGTTATTATGATCGGGGCCTTACTCGGCACCCAGTTCGGCCTGAAGGCTTTCGTTTTCCTGCCGGAGGGGAGAGTCACGAGCGATGTTTTTCTGCAGGAGAACAGGCGCCCGGTTCCACTGGGGTTCAATCTGCAAAACGACCGGTTCGAAAGGACCCATTATCAGGACGGATCGATCCGGCAGTACCAGGCGGACCTGACCATTTTCGATCCCGAACTCGAAACCCCTTATCGGAAATCGGTCATCGTGAATGATCCGCTCGCGCATAAGGGCTTTACCTTCTATCTTGCCGACTCCGCCCCACTCGAGGAATTCTACATCCTGGTCCGCAACCGCTCGGCAGAGATAGAACAGGCTTTCCGTGTCCCTGCCGAACGGGATATTCCTTGGCGGGAAGGCCATGCCCTCCTGCGTATTGAGGAACTGCAGCGCGACCTGGAAGGGGCCGTGCTCAGGGCAAAAATCCGATTCAGCACAAATGGTGGGGATGAGCCATCCGAGTTCTGGATCGACAACAAGGGCACGGCATCTATAAGGCAGTCAGGGATGGACTATGCTCTCACGTTTCGACAGTACTACGAAACTATGCTCATCGTCACCAAAGATCCAGGCGTCCCGCTCGTCTTCAGCGGCTGCATTCTGCTGGTCGCCGGCCTGGCCGTCAGCTTCTTCCTCTCGCACCGCAGGCTCTGGGTCAGGATTACCCCGAAAGGGCCACGGGAGTCGGCAATCCTGCTCTGCGGCACCAGCAACAAGAACAAACTCGCTTTCGAGGGTCGGTTTGAAGAGCTGGGCGCCAGCATCGACAGGGATCCGACCCTGGTCTCCGGCTCCGGTCTCGCTCCCGATGATCCGGTCTATCGCGACATCCAAAGTGCCAAAGCAGGCAGAGTGCAAGAACGGACCTGCTGGAAATGA
- a CDS encoding cytochrome c3 family protein: protein MLKSSDSAKYLGLVVSMLGGIVLAASTVWGGPYLDSAHGNYGDGISGYGVSRSSTGNYATGNCAHCHEQHASIQGVEPDPADGAAPHALFAENFNTGRTQNIYLESDNFCFYCHSGSSGQQVDNRDYSEVFGGADALSGPQSILDAFNQASYHNLYDIWNFLSNDPSYSSWFAKRGNPCSACHDPHLAKRNWDSSQTGFPLLSAITKPAAAALWGETEVMSNYLAGYEAPYSLGTDREPAGEGAPNGSNTPDYAGFCTTCHDYDNIIASTSLGRDIRPINWDDASYDSVTLHDKHGTAPRDGADNLRDPYSLAGNTNFVLSCLDCHESHGSENTMMLRRRINGEDLEGVVTEVSTETKSYVCKRCHPDDLAAGEGSNPDTWEYVHHLVADAPYAQNGCNDCHSPGTKHIDCGNCHSHGMDDSWISDPTLRSGRKTF, encoded by the coding sequence ATGCTCAAATCTTCTGATTCAGCAAAATACCTTGGCCTTGTGGTCTCCATGCTCGGGGGGATAGTCCTGGCTGCATCCACGGTGTGGGGAGGTCCATACCTCGATTCCGCCCACGGCAACTATGGAGACGGCATCTCCGGCTACGGCGTCAGTCGTTCCAGCACGGGCAATTATGCTACCGGCAACTGTGCCCACTGTCATGAGCAGCACGCCAGCATTCAGGGGGTGGAGCCCGATCCTGCCGACGGAGCAGCTCCTCATGCTCTTTTTGCCGAAAACTTCAACACGGGACGCACCCAGAACATTTACCTCGAGTCCGACAATTTCTGCTTTTACTGCCACTCCGGCAGTTCCGGTCAACAAGTGGATAACAGGGATTACAGTGAAGTTTTCGGCGGAGCCGATGCCTTGAGCGGCCCTCAATCGATCCTGGACGCTTTCAACCAGGCCTCTTACCACAACCTGTATGACATCTGGAATTTCCTGAGCAACGACCCGTCCTATTCATCGTGGTTCGCCAAACGTGGCAATCCGTGCAGTGCCTGCCATGATCCGCACCTTGCCAAGCGCAACTGGGACAGCTCCCAAACCGGATTTCCTCTTCTGAGCGCCATCACCAAACCGGCAGCTGCCGCGTTATGGGGGGAAACCGAAGTGATGTCGAACTATCTCGCCGGCTATGAGGCCCCTTATTCTTTGGGCACCGATCGGGAGCCGGCGGGCGAGGGAGCCCCCAACGGAAGCAATACGCCTGATTATGCGGGCTTCTGCACAACCTGCCACGACTATGACAACATCATTGCAAGCACAAGCCTCGGCCGTGACATCAGGCCGATCAATTGGGATGATGCCAGCTACGACTCCGTGACCCTCCACGACAAGCATGGCACGGCCCCGAGGGACGGCGCCGATAACCTTCGCGATCCTTACTCCCTGGCGGGCAATACCAATTTCGTCCTCTCCTGCCTTGATTGCCATGAATCCCACGGATCTGAAAACACCATGATGCTGCGGCGGCGGATCAATGGTGAGGATTTGGAGGGAGTCGTCACGGAAGTCTCTACCGAAACCAAGAGCTATGTCTGCAAGCGTTGTCATCCCGATGACCTGGCTGCGGGAGAAGGAAGCAATCCCGACACATGGGAATACGTCCATCACCTTGTTGCCGATGCCCCCTATGCCCAAAATGGGTGCAACGACTGCCATTCTCCTGGAACCAAGCACATCGACTGCGGCAACTGCCACAGCCATGGCATGGATGACAGTTGGATATCGGATCCGACCCTGCGATCAGGACGAAAGACCTTCTAA